A genomic region of Caenorhabditis elegans chromosome V contains the following coding sequences:
- the C55A6.10 gene encoding NARG2_C domain-containing protein (Confirmed by transcript evidence) has protein sequence MPDVSVGDETRNSTLPTVCEFVINTPEYCADKDVRIQVPIPLPEYSYLEDWVGKLRAQPSGKFLDYEGAKEALRKFIYSETINHQNRRTISNIECAVKKKREMGMPLFQPSRNRRLLEPRRKPVVPFEEKFTYVVEQSSSENLLTLMRMEVFMKKQMTDMIRARNWEVDQLSKQCEKLVAETGDPDMHPHKISMLNEKLRQVHTTYSFQVADLSDTQKSKYRKAVDSLYSRGSIPAELLDDVILDEHAIPRPVATTTGGYADGVNESFTIYIAIGSQLKSMHNVCLVTVDRLTDLCQTLEGDWTTSSRLEMATKLYSRNLSGTTLLVPRDPMMHINSSSDFFKICEQSTDLHFDSLAEQLKKTLAANRERNSWKADKIDEETSKLIAEGKTPPEQLVPSSALRQDPTCTVGDVYITRHSNLHKVQIVYHLVVDETLQSLEINSRHPCLAGVRNIIRTAARYNTSTIHIPLLLIDRPDESTTIAWCLKRAEMLFKCVKGYLMEVCSGMDVESLPHYNVHFVLPSGLSPTIYTAITNMFPSIFHLVPGVSS, from the exons ATGCCAGATGTTTCCGTTGGAGATGAGACTCGAAATTCCACTCTTCCCACGGTTTGCGAGTTTGTAATAAACACACCGGAATATTGCGCAGATAAa GATGTACGCATTCAAGTTCCTATACCGCTTCCAGAATATTCTTATCTCGAGGATTGGGTCGGCAAACTGCGTGCTCAGCCGtcgggaaaatttttggattatgAAG GTGCGAAAGAAGCGCTTCGTAAATTTATATACTCTGAAACAATCAATCATCAAAACCGACGAACGATTTCAAATATAGAATGCGCTGTCAAAAAGAAACGCGAAATGGGTATGCCATTG tttcaacCTTCACGGAATAGAAGACTTCTTGAACCTAGAAGAAAACCTGTAGTTCCGTTTGAAGAAAAGTTTACATACGTTGTTGAGCAAAGCTCAAGTGAGAATTTGCTCACTTTGATGAGGATGGAAGTGTTCATGAAGAAACAGATGACAGATATGATCAGAGCGAGAAATTGGGAAGTGGATCAGTTGTCAAAGCAGTGCGAGAAGCTTGTTGCAGAAACTGGAGACCCGGACATGCATCCACACAAAATCAGCATGCTCAATGAGAAACTTCGGCAG GTACATACAACATATTCCTTTCAAGTTGCGGATCTTTCTGAtactcaaaaatccaaatatcgAAAAGCTGTGGATTCTCTGTATTCTCGTGGAAGTATTCCTGCTGAATTACTGGACGATGTGATTCTTGATGAACACGCAATCCCTCGTCCTGTCGCAACAACAACTGGAGGATATGCGGATGGGGTTAACGAGAGTTTCACGATTTATATCG CTATAGGATCGCAACTCAAATCAATGCACAATGTATGTCTGGTGACTGTCGATCGACTCACAGACCTCTGTCAAACACTGGAAGGCGATTGGACCACTTCGAGTCGATTGGAAATGGCTACGAAATTATACAGCAGAAATTTGAGTGGGACGACGCTTCTGGTTCCACGTGATCCGATGATGCATATCAATTCTTCATcggactttttcaaaatttgtgaacagTCGACAGATTTACATTTTGATAGTCTTGCGGAGCAATTAAAGAAAACCTTAGCAGCG AATCGTGAACGGAATTCCTGGAAAGCAGATAAAATCGACgaagaaacttcaaaattaattgcCGAAGGAAAGACACCTCCAGAACAGTTGGTTCCTTCCAGTGCACTTCGTCAGGATCCAACCTGCACTGTGGGCGACGTGTATATAACAAGACACTCGAATTTGCATAAAGTACAGATAGTTTATCATCTTGTTGTCGACGAAACACTTCAATCTCTGGAAATAAACAGTCGTCATCCATGCCTTGCTGGTGTTCGGAATATTATTCGAACTGCGGCTCGATACAACACGAGCACAATTCATATTCCTCTTCTTTTGATTGATAGGCCGGATGAG agcacCACTATTGCATGGTGTCTAAAGCGAGCAGAGATGCTATTCAAGTGCGTCAAAGGATATCTGATGGAG GTGTGCAGTGGAATGGACGTCGAATCTCTTCCCCACTACAATGTACATTTTGTTCTACCATCTGGCCTGTCACCTACGATTTATACTGCTATAACCAACATGTTTCCATCGATCTTCCATCTGGTGCCTGGAGTATCCTCCTga
- the C55A6.10 gene encoding NARG2_C domain-containing protein (Confirmed by transcript evidence): MPDVSVGDETRNSTLPTVCEFVINTPEYCADKDVRIQVPIPLPEYSYLEDWVGKLRAQPSGKFLDYEGAKEALRKFIYSETINHQNRRTISNIECAVKKKREMGMPLFQPSRNRRLLEPRRKPVVPFEEKFTYVVEQSSSENLLTLMRMEVFMKKQMTDMIRARNWEVDQLSKQCEKLVAETGDPDMHPHKISMLNEKLRQVHTTYSFQVADLSDTQKSKYRKAVDSLYSRGSIPAELLDDVILDEHAIPRPVATTTGGYADGVNESFTIYIGSQLKSMHNVCLVTVDRLTDLCQTLEGDWTTSSRLEMATKLYSRNLSGTTLLVPRDPMMHINSSSDFFKICEQSTDLHFDSLAEQLKKTLAANRERNSWKADKIDEETSKLIAEGKTPPEQLVPSSALRQDPTCTVGDVYITRHSNLHKVQIVYHLVVDETLQSLEINSRHPCLAGVRNIIRTAARYNTSTIHIPLLLIDRPDESTTIAWCLKRAEMLFKCVKGYLMEVCSGMDVESLPHYNVHFVLPSGLSPTIYTAITNMFPSIFHLVPGVSS; encoded by the exons ATGCCAGATGTTTCCGTTGGAGATGAGACTCGAAATTCCACTCTTCCCACGGTTTGCGAGTTTGTAATAAACACACCGGAATATTGCGCAGATAAa GATGTACGCATTCAAGTTCCTATACCGCTTCCAGAATATTCTTATCTCGAGGATTGGGTCGGCAAACTGCGTGCTCAGCCGtcgggaaaatttttggattatgAAG GTGCGAAAGAAGCGCTTCGTAAATTTATATACTCTGAAACAATCAATCATCAAAACCGACGAACGATTTCAAATATAGAATGCGCTGTCAAAAAGAAACGCGAAATGGGTATGCCATTG tttcaacCTTCACGGAATAGAAGACTTCTTGAACCTAGAAGAAAACCTGTAGTTCCGTTTGAAGAAAAGTTTACATACGTTGTTGAGCAAAGCTCAAGTGAGAATTTGCTCACTTTGATGAGGATGGAAGTGTTCATGAAGAAACAGATGACAGATATGATCAGAGCGAGAAATTGGGAAGTGGATCAGTTGTCAAAGCAGTGCGAGAAGCTTGTTGCAGAAACTGGAGACCCGGACATGCATCCACACAAAATCAGCATGCTCAATGAGAAACTTCGGCAG GTACATACAACATATTCCTTTCAAGTTGCGGATCTTTCTGAtactcaaaaatccaaatatcgAAAAGCTGTGGATTCTCTGTATTCTCGTGGAAGTATTCCTGCTGAATTACTGGACGATGTGATTCTTGATGAACACGCAATCCCTCGTCCTGTCGCAACAACAACTGGAGGATATGCGGATGGGGTTAACGAGAGTTTCACGATTTATATCG GATCGCAACTCAAATCAATGCACAATGTATGTCTGGTGACTGTCGATCGACTCACAGACCTCTGTCAAACACTGGAAGGCGATTGGACCACTTCGAGTCGATTGGAAATGGCTACGAAATTATACAGCAGAAATTTGAGTGGGACGACGCTTCTGGTTCCACGTGATCCGATGATGCATATCAATTCTTCATcggactttttcaaaatttgtgaacagTCGACAGATTTACATTTTGATAGTCTTGCGGAGCAATTAAAGAAAACCTTAGCAGCG AATCGTGAACGGAATTCCTGGAAAGCAGATAAAATCGACgaagaaacttcaaaattaattgcCGAAGGAAAGACACCTCCAGAACAGTTGGTTCCTTCCAGTGCACTTCGTCAGGATCCAACCTGCACTGTGGGCGACGTGTATATAACAAGACACTCGAATTTGCATAAAGTACAGATAGTTTATCATCTTGTTGTCGACGAAACACTTCAATCTCTGGAAATAAACAGTCGTCATCCATGCCTTGCTGGTGTTCGGAATATTATTCGAACTGCGGCTCGATACAACACGAGCACAATTCATATTCCTCTTCTTTTGATTGATAGGCCGGATGAG agcacCACTATTGCATGGTGTCTAAAGCGAGCAGAGATGCTATTCAAGTGCGTCAAAGGATATCTGATGGAG GTGTGCAGTGGAATGGACGTCGAATCTCTTCCCCACTACAATGTACATTTTGTTCTACCATCTGGCCTGTCACCTACGATTTATACTGCTATAACCAACATGTTTCCATCGATCTTCCATCTGGTGCCTGGAGTATCCTCCTga
- the T11F9.21 gene encoding CX domain-containing protein (Confirmed by transcript evidence) has protein sequence MIAFACLARKNRENEAT, from the coding sequence ATGATTGCTTTTGCCTGCTTGGCTCGTAAGAACCGAGAAAATGAAGCCACATGA
- the htrl-1 gene encoding HtrL domain containing (Confirmed by transcript evidence;~Product from WormBase gene class htrl): protein MRKRAILIPLLFCLVTPILLYFLGSYALHLLQNYEKGEEEKVRDWQQKHQPKQDDDLELPSDFVYTEAPVVVNVGRSSEENNKIEEIEKSEEVEWITAPPRKTPVPITTTREQTTTTLRTTSASTTLSTTQPQTTTTTTIPSTTTMTESSSTSTTASPTTTRIRTWTYTTRYPSVHDPNRHRYGQDRIHHQHHHHHHHTTTTPSTTTSTTTTTTVAPTTTEPATRVRVTTARYQPSSYSPISSSSSNSIYDRITVSAIPSSSSYRNPYIHKIEVTSSTYRTPEISPTTSTHRQHHHQHHHHNRTHIDIHSHPRHHMPYPQYPYPHFPNVLYPTTEKSTTTTTEARTEATITTVEETTPRRHHHGHHHHGTHHHHHYSSTVRPTTTTTRESELDRWGFVESVEDLSSEEVKSSLPSTTTPRSTTTTEEPMKFEEVVPEVVPEKPEVPRHRQPEPTQVPAKRVEREVTLVTGFLDIGRGDWDIYRRPLETYHKFMETLLTLENNFVVFTDESSYDFVVKTRTKLGLMDKTKVHKITLDDLPLYSYINEAKKIINDELNNETFYRTIADLDMKTHPESISAEYNIVVNSKTHFLHNVTMENPFNSEHFVWLDAGYGHANENHFPYSYKWQPALPDGKISLIKVTPYFDEVSSYDLKRLYRKNVALLSGGFIAGDKHAIGQLHSIIHRKFIQLIYQNHVDDDQTLLTLAVNSFPQLFHIVLGDWFDAFRLFASDPEVQMG, encoded by the exons ATGAGGAAGCGGGCAATACTTATACCGTTACTCTTCTGCTTGGTCACACCTATTCTGCTCTATTTTCTTGGGTCATATGCATTACATCTCTtacaaaattatgagaaaggtgaagaagaaaaagttcgAG actgGCAACAAAAACATCAACCAAAGCAGGATGATGACTTGGAGTTACCCTCCGATTTTGTCTACACTGAAGCACCAGTTGTGGTAAACGTAGGAAGATCATCggaagaaaacaacaaaattgagGAGATAGAAAAATCCGAAGAAGTAGAGTGGATAACAGCTCCGCCGAGAAAGACGCCAGTTCCTATAACTACAACAAGAGAGCAAACTACAACTACGTTGAGAACAACTTCAGCGTCTACCACTTTATCTACAACTCAACCTCAAACTACAACAACTACTACAATTCCGAGCACAACTACAATGACTGAAAGTTCCTCAACTAGCACCACTGCATCTCCAACCACAACGCGAATTCGAACATGGACATATACCACTAG ATACCCATCTGTCCATGATCCAAACCGTCATCGATATGGACAAGATAGAATCCACCATCAACACCACCACCATCACCATCATACAACTACTACACCTTCTACAACTACTTCGACAACTACTACAACAACAGTTGCACCTACTACCACCGAACCCGCAACAAGAGTTCGTGTGACAACTGCAAGATATCAGCCATCTTCCTATTCACCAATCAGTTCTTCATCTTCCAACTCTATTTATGATAGGATAACTGTTTCCGCCATACCGTCTTCTTCTAGTTACCGTAACCCATATATTCATAAAATTGAAGTCACTTCTTCCACTTATCGTACTCCGGAAATTTCTCCAACCACGAGTACTCATCGTCAGCATCACCACCagcatcatcatcataatCGAACTCACATTGATATTCATTCTCATCCACGTCATCATATGCCCTATCCTCAGTATCCATATCCTCATTTTCCAAATGTACTATATCCAACCACGGAGAAATCCACAACCACAACCACAGAAGCTCGAACGGAAGCCACTATTACAACCGTTGAAGAAACTACTCCGAGACGTCATCATCACGGCCATCATCATCATGGTACACACCACCACCATCATTATAGTTCTACAGTCAGACCAACAACAACTACTACAAGAGAATCTGAGTTGGATCGATGGGGTTTCGTGGAATCTGTTGAAGATCTTAGTTCAGAAGAAGTCAAATCCTCCTTGCCATCGACAACAACACCGCGATCAACGACAACAACAGAAGAACCCATGAAGTTTGAAGAAGTTGTTCCAGAAGTTGTTCCAGAAAAGCCAGAAGTTCCACGTCACAGACAACCGGAACCGACTCAAGTGCCTGCCAAAAGAGTAGA aCGCGAAGTGACTCTTGTAACTGGTTTCCTTGATATCGGCCGCGGCGATTGGGATATATACAGAAGACCACTTGAAACATATCACAAGTTCATGGAAACTCTTCTCACTTTGGAAAATAACTTTGTGGTATTTACCGATGAGTCAAGTTATGATTTCGTCGTAAAAACAAGAACAAAATTAGGCCTGATGGATAAGACAAAAGTTCACAAGATCACGTTGGATGATTTGCCGTTGTACAGTTATATTAATGAAGCAAAGAAAATTATCAATGATGAGTTGAACAATGAAACTTTCTATAG aactATTGCGGATCTTGATATGAAGACTCATCCAGAATCCATCAGTGCTGAATATAACATTGTTGTCAACTCAAAAACTCATTTCTTACATAATGTAACAATGGAGAATCCTTTCAATTCGGAACATTTTGTCTGGCTTGATGCGGGATATGGTCACGCCAATGAGAATCACTTCCCATATAGTTATAAATGGCAACCTGCTCTTCCTGATGGAAAGATTTCGTTGATCAAAGTAACACCATATTTTGATGAAGTGTCCAGCTATGATCTCAAGAGATTATATCGTAAGAATGTAGCATTGTTGAGTGGAGGATTTATTGCAGGAGATAAACA cgcAATTGGACAACTCCATTCAATAATTCACCGCAAATTTATCCAATTGATCTACCAAAATCATGTAGATGATGATCAAACTTTACTTACACTTGCCGTTAACTCATTTCCCCAACTTTTCCATATTGTTCTTGGCGATTGGTTTGATGCTTTTCGTCTTTTCGCATCTGATCCAGAGGTTCAAATgggttaa
- the C55A6.1 gene encoding E3 ubiquitin-protein ligase (Confirmed by transcript evidence) yields MNAMNANIDAECPICQCKMIVPTTIPACGHKFCFICLKGVYMNDMGGCPMCRGPIDSNIFAQPSQVLDLKMNVPKSPIVTLKPKTAATLNSNQNVPALDLDASICDPEERKYWIYSGKNQGWWRFEPRNEREIEEAYNAGKCHCEVVICGRPYVIDFHQFLQYPRGVPNQARHVKRVSADDFDGIGVKGLAGIFVPTSLISMFNDCCNVKPVSKSSSKYVVHTFGAFY; encoded by the exons ATGAACGCAATGAACGCCAATATTGATGCAGAATGTCCCATCTGTCAATGCAAAATGATTGTACCAACAACTATTCCAGCCTGTGGccacaaattttgttttatttgccTGAAAGGAGTTTATATGAATGATATGGGTGGATGCCCAATGTGTCGTGGGCCCATCGACTCGAATATTTTCGCCCAGCCGAGTCAAGTTTTGGATCTCAAAATGAATGTGCCAAAATCTCCAATTGTTACACTGAAAccaa aaactgCGGCGACGCTAAACTCCAACCAAAACGTTCCTGCGCTCGACTTGGATG CTTCGATCTGTGATCCTGAAGAGAGAAAGTATTGGATATACAGTGGAAAGAATCAAGGATGGTGGCGATTCGAACCACGTAACGAACGAGAAATCGAAGAAGCATACAATGCCGGAAAATGCCACTGTGAAGTTGTGATCTGTGGTCGACCATACGTTATCGATTTCCACCAGTTTCTTCAATATCCAAGAGGAGTTCCGAATCAGGCTCGTCACGTGAAGCGTGTATCAGCTGATGATTTCGATGGAATTGGTGTGAAAGGACTCGCTGGAATTTTCGTCCCTACTTCATTAATATCCATGTTCAATGATTGCTGTAATGTAAAACCGGTCTCAAAATCTAGTTCAAAATATGTGGTACATACATTTGGTGCATTTTACTAA
- the C55A6.12 gene encoding THAP4-like heme-binding beta-barrel domain-containing protein (Confirmed by transcript evidence), with protein sequence MITTGQILCSVIFLTFVIARYEDKYDRSKMPWDLRPIDRFIGLWSLTGSNGRQRDLPPPSQIDYAINPIPKFGARAVNITHTYFDRNSVVRHDYGFMPVKNATRRDPRVHVAYLTTSSQGWSMMEQGQVKEGKMTFHLKQFMRRSFDVGNNNNLEIREFERQLELPDYNTMLMKIRAETAYDTETYTATYKRVY encoded by the exons ATGATCACGACTGGGCAAATATTATGTTCAGTGATATTTCTTACATTTGTCATTGCGAGATATGAAGATA aatatGACAGATCAAAAATGCCATGGGACTTGAGACCCATCGATCGATTCATTGGATTATGGTCCTTGACg GGATCAAATGGTCGTCAGAGAGACTTGCCACCTCCATCTCAAATTGATTATGCAATTAACCCAATCCCTAAATTTGGAGCTAGAGCTGTCAATATAAC acaCACCTATTTCGACCGCAACAGTGTTGTTCGTCACGATTATGGTTTCATGCCAGTTAAAAATGCAACTAGAAGAGATCCACGTGTCCATGTCGCATACTTGACTACATCATCACAAGGATGGTCAATGATGGAGCAAGGGCAGGTTAAGGAAGGAAAAATGACATTCCATCTAAAACAATTCATGAGAAGAAGCTTTGATGTTGGAAATAATAATAACCTGGAGATTAGAGAGTTTGAGAGACAATTGGAACTTCCAGACTATAACACAATGCTCATGAAG atcCGTGCCGAAACCGCTTACGACACCGAAACCTACACAGCCACATACAAAAGAGTttactaa
- the C55A6.10 gene encoding Macro domain-containing protein (Confirmed by transcript evidence) gives MHNVCLVTVDRLTDLCQTLEGDWTTSSRLEMATKLYSRNLSGTTLLVPRDPMMHINSSSDFFKICEQSTDLHFDSLAEQLKKTLAANRERNSWKADKIDEETSKLIAEGKTPPEQLVPSSALRQDPTCTVGDVYITRHSNLHKVQIVYHLVVDETLQSLEINSRHPCLAGVRNIIRTAARYNTSTIHIPLLLIDRPDESTTIAWCLKRAEMLFKCVKGYLMEVCSGMDVESLPHYNVHFVLPSGLSPTIYTAITNMFPSIFHLVPGVSS, from the exons ATGCACAATGTATGTCTGGTGACTGTCGATCGACTCACAGACCTCTGTCAAACACTGGAAGGCGATTGGACCACTTCGAGTCGATTGGAAATGGCTACGAAATTATACAGCAGAAATTTGAGTGGGACGACGCTTCTGGTTCCACGTGATCCGATGATGCATATCAATTCTTCATcggactttttcaaaatttgtgaacagTCGACAGATTTACATTTTGATAGTCTTGCGGAGCAATTAAAGAAAACCTTAGCAGCG AATCGTGAACGGAATTCCTGGAAAGCAGATAAAATCGACgaagaaacttcaaaattaattgcCGAAGGAAAGACACCTCCAGAACAGTTGGTTCCTTCCAGTGCACTTCGTCAGGATCCAACCTGCACTGTGGGCGACGTGTATATAACAAGACACTCGAATTTGCATAAAGTACAGATAGTTTATCATCTTGTTGTCGACGAAACACTTCAATCTCTGGAAATAAACAGTCGTCATCCATGCCTTGCTGGTGTTCGGAATATTATTCGAACTGCGGCTCGATACAACACGAGCACAATTCATATTCCTCTTCTTTTGATTGATAGGCCGGATGAG agcacCACTATTGCATGGTGTCTAAAGCGAGCAGAGATGCTATTCAAGTGCGTCAAAGGATATCTGATGGAG GTGTGCAGTGGAATGGACGTCGAATCTCTTCCCCACTACAATGTACATTTTGTTCTACCATCTGGCCTGTCACCTACGATTTATACTGCTATAACCAACATGTTTCCATCGATCTTCCATCTGGTGCCTGGAGTATCCTCCTga
- the C55A6.12 gene encoding THAP4-like heme-binding beta-barrel domain-containing protein (Confirmed by transcript evidence): MPVKNATRRDPRVHVAYLTTSSQGWSMMEQGQVKEGKMTFHLKQFMRRSFDVGNNNNLEIREFERQLELPDYNTMLMKIRAETAYDTETYTATYKRVY, translated from the exons ATGCCAGTTAAAAATGCAACTAGAAGAGATCCACGTGTCCATGTCGCATACTTGACTACATCATCACAAGGATGGTCAATGATGGAGCAAGGGCAGGTTAAGGAAGGAAAAATGACATTCCATCTAAAACAATTCATGAGAAGAAGCTTTGATGTTGGAAATAATAATAACCTGGAGATTAGAGAGTTTGAGAGACAATTGGAACTTCCAGACTATAACACAATGCTCATGAAG atcCGTGCCGAAACCGCTTACGACACCGAAACCTACACAGCCACATACAAAAGAGTttactaa
- the T11F9.21 gene encoding CX domain-containing protein (Partially confirmed by transcript evidence), protein MFRKFFTFLLINNNLHNHILFRTGYIEFSYLSRFLSEPRVIEHYFSYNNVTDIYSIDKHSIFPFNKNYYFFDDFYEPTENRTKVCIFKLYRHYEEIDHVVFSDGSRPKQIVFGCHSYQVCCEVGCCEINNYIYFWFLYPCAALMIAFACLARKNRENEAT, encoded by the exons atgtttcgaaaatttttcacttttttactgATCAATAATAACCTACATAACCATATACTTTTCAGAACAGGATACATCGAATTCAGTTATCTGTCAAGGTTTTTAAGCGAACCAAGGGTTATTGAGCATTACTTTTCTTATAATAATGTGACTGATATTTATTCAATCGATAAGCATAGTATATTTCC GTTCAACAAAAACTACTactttttcgatgatttttatGAACCAACCGAAAATAGGACCAAAGTTTGCATTTTCAAGCTCTACAGGCATTACGAAGAAATTGATCAT gtagTATTCAGTGATGGATCACGTCCGAAGCAAATAGTGTTTGGCTGTCATTCTTATCAAGTATGCTGTGAAGTTGGATGCTGTGAAATCAACAATTATATCTATTTCTGGTTTTT ATATCCCTGTGCTGCATTAATGATTGCTTTTGCCTGCTTGGCTCGTAAGAACCGAGAAAATGAAGCCACATGA